In Flavobacterium okayamense, a single window of DNA contains:
- the thrS gene encoding threonine--tRNA ligase produces the protein MIKITLPDGSVKEFAQGATPMDVALSISEGLARNVISASFNGTTVETSTPLTTDGSLILYTWNDDEGKKAFWHSTSHVMAQAIEEKYPNAKLTLGPAIANGFYYDVDFGDEKFTDADFKAIEDRVLEISREKHEFKMRSVSKAEALDIYKGNEYKTELISNLEDGTITFCDHSNFFDLCRGGHIPNTGIIKAMKILSVAGAYWRGDEKNKQLTRVYGISFPKQKDLTEYLQLLEEAKKRDHRKLGKELELFHFSQKVGQGLPLWLPKGAALRDRLEQFLKKAQKKAGYEQVVTPHIGQKELYVTSGHYAKYGADSFQPIHTPAEGEEFLLKPMNCPHHCEIYNAKPWSYKDLPKRYAEFGTVYRYEQSGELHGLTRVRGFTQDDAHIFCTPDQLDVEFKNVIDLVLYVFGSLGFENFTAQVSVRDLDNPDKYIGSVENWEKAENAIISAAKDKGLNYVVEAGEAAFYGPKLDFMVKDALGRSWQLGTIQVDYNLPERFDLTYKGSDNELHRPVMIHRAPFGSMERFVAILLEHTAGNFPIWLMPEQAIILSLSEKYEKYAQKVLNLLENHEIRAQLDNRNETIGKKIREAEVQKYPFMLIVGEEEEKNGTISVRRHGDDGKSNQSMTIEQFATIVQEEIDKTLKQF, from the coding sequence ATGATTAAAATTACTTTACCAGATGGTTCGGTTAAGGAGTTTGCACAAGGTGCAACACCGATGGATGTAGCTTTGAGTATAAGCGAAGGTTTAGCAAGAAATGTAATTTCGGCTTCGTTTAATGGTACAACTGTTGAAACTTCTACACCATTAACCACGGATGGTTCTCTTATATTGTATACATGGAATGACGATGAAGGTAAAAAAGCTTTTTGGCACTCTACTTCTCACGTAATGGCGCAAGCTATTGAAGAAAAATATCCAAATGCTAAATTAACTTTAGGTCCAGCTATTGCGAATGGTTTTTACTATGATGTTGATTTTGGTGATGAAAAATTTACTGATGCCGATTTTAAAGCTATTGAAGATAGAGTTTTAGAGATTTCGAGAGAAAAACATGAATTTAAAATGCGTTCAGTATCTAAAGCGGAAGCATTAGATATTTATAAAGGTAATGAATACAAAACTGAATTAATTTCAAACTTAGAGGACGGAACGATTACTTTTTGTGATCATTCTAACTTTTTTGATTTGTGTCGTGGTGGACATATTCCGAATACTGGAATTATAAAAGCTATGAAAATTCTTTCTGTTGCGGGTGCTTACTGGAGAGGTGATGAGAAGAACAAACAATTGACACGTGTATATGGAATTTCATTTCCTAAACAAAAAGATTTGACAGAATATCTTCAATTGTTAGAAGAAGCAAAAAAACGTGATCATAGAAAATTAGGAAAAGAATTAGAATTATTCCATTTTTCACAAAAAGTAGGACAAGGTTTACCATTATGGTTACCAAAAGGAGCTGCTTTACGTGATCGTTTAGAGCAATTTTTGAAAAAAGCACAGAAAAAAGCTGGATATGAACAAGTAGTTACTCCACATATTGGTCAGAAAGAATTATATGTAACTTCTGGCCACTATGCTAAATATGGTGCTGATAGTTTTCAACCGATTCATACACCAGCTGAAGGAGAAGAGTTTTTATTAAAACCAATGAATTGTCCGCACCACTGTGAGATATACAATGCAAAACCTTGGTCTTATAAAGATTTACCTAAGCGTTATGCAGAATTTGGAACAGTATATAGATATGAGCAATCAGGAGAATTACATGGTTTAACTCGAGTAAGAGGATTTACTCAAGATGATGCACATATATTTTGTACACCTGATCAATTAGACGTTGAGTTTAAAAATGTAATCGATTTAGTATTATATGTATTTGGCTCATTAGGGTTTGAAAACTTTACTGCTCAAGTTTCTGTTAGAGATTTAGACAATCCTGATAAATATATAGGTAGCGTTGAAAACTGGGAAAAAGCGGAGAATGCAATTATAAGTGCGGCAAAAGATAAAGGACTAAACTATGTAGTTGAAGCAGGTGAAGCTGCTTTCTACGGACCTAAGTTAGACTTTATGGTTAAAGATGCATTAGGAAGAAGTTGGCAATTAGGAACTATTCAGGTAGATTATAATTTACCAGAACGTTTTGACTTAACTTATAAAGGAAGTGACAATGAATTACATCGTCCGGTTATGATTCACAGAGCACCTTTTGGAAGTATGGAAAGATTCGTTGCTATTTTACTTGAACATACTGCAGGAAACTTCCCAATTTGGTTAATGCCTGAGCAAGCTATTATATTGTCTTTGAGCGAGAAATATGAAAAATATGCTCAAAAAGTTTTAAATTTGCTAGAAAATCACGAAATTCGCGCCCAATTAGATAATAGAAACGAAACTATTGGTAAAAAAATTCGTGAAGCTGAAGTACAGAAATACCCATTTATGCTGATAGTTGGTGAAGAAGAAGAAAAAAATGGTACAATTTCTGTAAGACGTCATGGAGATGACGGAAAATCAAACCAGTCGATGACAATTGAACAATTTGCAACAATAGTTCAAGAAGAAATAGACAAAACATTGAAACAATTTTAA